A single window of Candidatus Microthrix subdominans DNA harbors:
- a CDS encoding acetyl-CoA hydrolase/transferase family protein gives MISLSPPVSADAVLDLLTPGADVIVPLANGEPTTVLDAIEAGADRLEGVRIHQMHALHDRPYMHGAYGDRLRHVSYFLSHITRPAYWEGTIDLVPNHFSEVPMILRRSTKCTVVVAACSPPDQHGYFSLGTNADYVAGLIGRVPIFLEATPYMPRTRGANVVHHSQVAGWCESERPLVEVPRSEANDIDRAIASLVAERIPDGASVQIGIGSIASAVLDGLRGHRDLGIHTELLHDGMVDLVEEGVVTGVEKEVRRNRVVTTFCLGTRRLYDWLEDNAVVEVLGVDFVNDPRVIARMSRFNSVNATTEVDLMGQCASETIGGRYWSSSGGQADFARGAMYADEGQAFIVTPSLTRDGRSRIVPSLASGSVVTTLKNTVDHVVTEHGVAELRGKALSDRARALIAVADPSVRDNLTRDARTLGLFL, from the coding sequence ATGATCTCCCTCTCGCCCCCGGTATCTGCCGATGCGGTGCTCGACCTGCTGACGCCCGGCGCCGACGTGATCGTGCCCCTCGCCAACGGCGAGCCGACGACGGTCCTCGATGCGATCGAGGCCGGCGCAGATCGACTTGAGGGCGTACGCATCCATCAGATGCACGCTCTCCACGATCGGCCTTACATGCACGGCGCTTACGGCGACCGGCTGCGCCACGTCTCCTACTTCCTGTCCCACATCACCCGGCCCGCCTATTGGGAGGGCACCATCGATCTCGTGCCCAACCACTTCTCCGAGGTGCCGATGATCCTGCGCCGAAGTACCAAGTGCACGGTGGTTGTCGCCGCCTGCTCGCCGCCGGACCAGCACGGATACTTCAGCCTGGGTACCAACGCCGACTATGTAGCGGGCCTCATCGGCCGGGTGCCGATTTTTCTGGAGGCCACGCCGTACATGCCTCGAACCCGGGGGGCCAACGTGGTGCACCATTCCCAGGTGGCGGGCTGGTGCGAATCCGAGCGTCCCCTGGTGGAGGTGCCGCGCTCCGAGGCCAACGACATCGACCGTGCCATCGCCTCGCTGGTCGCCGAACGGATCCCCGATGGGGCCTCGGTGCAGATTGGCATCGGGTCGATCGCTTCCGCAGTGCTCGATGGTCTACGCGGTCACCGTGACCTGGGCATCCATACCGAATTGCTTCACGATGGCATGGTCGATCTGGTCGAGGAGGGTGTGGTCACCGGAGTGGAGAAGGAGGTGCGACGCAACAGGGTGGTCACCACCTTCTGCCTAGGCACCCGACGCCTCTACGACTGGCTCGAGGACAATGCGGTTGTCGAAGTGCTTGGCGTTGACTTTGTGAACGATCCTCGCGTCATCGCCCGGATGAGCCGGTTCAATTCGGTCAATGCCACCACCGAGGTTGACCTGATGGGTCAGTGCGCATCGGAGACGATCGGCGGGCGCTACTGGTCATCGTCGGGTGGACAGGCCGACTTTGCTCGCGGCGCGATGTACGCGGATGAGGGCCAGGCGTTCATCGTCACCCCATCGCTGACGCGGGATGGACGCAGCCGCATCGTCCCGTCGCTCGCCAGCGGATCGGTGGTGACCACCTTGAAGAACACGGTGGACCACGTTGTCACCGAGCACGGCGTCGCAGAGCTTCGGGGCAAGGCCCTCTCTGATCGAGCTCGAGCTCTGATCGCGGTCGCCGACCCGTCCGTGCGGGACAACCTCACACGCGATGCCCGGACACTGGGGCTGTTCCTTTAA